From the genome of Methanobrevibacter thaueri:
ATAACTTTACCGATACCTTTTATACCACTGATTTGTAAATCACGAACCTTGTCCGCCAATAGACGGAGTTCACGAATTTCAAACTTAGATTCTGATTTGTCGGATTTAGCAGAGGAAATTGTAATTTCATCGCCATTGATAACAGCCTTTTTGAAAGCCTTTCCAATAGCTGCATCAATTTCATCCCTATCGAGTCTTTTCTCTTCAATTTTCTTAGAATCTAAAACCGCCTCAACTTCCATGGTACCATAGTTTAAATTGAAATCCTTGAGGATATCATTTACGGTACTCTTACCGATTTGGTTAGCTAAGGTTCTAACAAATTCTTCATCGTTGCGTCTTTCTTCATCAAAATAAATGTCCATTGTTGGAGTAGCAATATCTTTTCTTGCGTCAACGATCTCAATAAGTCTTGGAAGACCTAATGTTACGTTTAACTCAGTTACCCCTGCATAGTGAAAAGTACGCATGGTCATCTGAGTACCTGGTTCACCTACAGATTGTGCAGCCACTGTTCCAACAGCCTCGCCAGCTTCAACGTGAGCTCGGTCATAGGCCTGTTTAAGTTTCCTGATAAGTTTTTCTAATTCATCATCAGTCAAGTCGTTTTTGACATAAGCTTTTGATAAATCACTGATATAACTATCTGGAAAATCGATATTCTGATTTTCTTCCTCATTGAGTTGAGCAATAGTTTCTCTTACTTTAGTTTCAATTTCATCCATAGTTACACCTACTTACCTTCCATTCTTATTTCGTCAATAAGTTTGTTTAGATCTGCTGGTTTACCAAAGTCAGATTTTGCAGGATCTACTCCATCTTCTCCAAACATAGTTTGGATAACATTACCTTGGTTGTCAGTAACAAGTCCGGATGGTTTAACTTGCAAGTCTTGTAATGCGTTTACGAGTCTTCTCTGCATGTAACCGGATTGAGCTGTACGAATCGCTGTATCTACAAGACCTTCCCTTCCTCCCATAGCGTGGAAGAAGAATTCAATTGGGTCAAGACCTGATTTGTAACTTGAGTGCACAAATCCTTTCGCTTTAGCCCCTAACTCACCTTTCTTGAAGTGAGGTAATGTACGGTTCAGGTATCCCCTTTCGATACGTCCACCCCTAACCGCTTGTTGTCCTACACAAGCAGTAATCTGGGTAAGGTTCAACATGGATGCCCTTGCACCGGTACGTGCCATTACTACAGAGTGGTTTTCAACTGCCATTACATGGTCATATGGGTCATCATCGGATTGTTTACCCATGGTAAGGTAGTTTTCCGCAATGCTACCGGACATGTCCCTAGCTTCCCCAAGAACTTGCATGATTTTCATCTCTAAAGTCTCTTCTAAACTTCTACCAGGTAAAGCTTGGAGATATCCTTCCTCATATGCCTCTACAAGTTTATCTACTTCATCCATCTTTTTATCCAAGTGCTCGTTAATACGGTCTTGAGCTTCTTCAGGAATTTCCTCATCGTTTAATGATGTGGTGATTCCTGTTTTCATGATTCCACAGATAGCTAAATCAGTGGAACGGTCTAAGAACTCTTTAGCCCTTCCAGGACCATATTCCTTAACGATTTTATCCAAGATTTTACCTGAGAATGAACCGTAAGCGGATTCATCTATTACACCTTGCACGAGAATACCGTCCTTGATTACAACAGTAGCGTCTTCAGCAGGGTATACTACAGGACATTTGGAAATTTCGGCACTGTAGGATAAGTTTAAGTCATTAGGTAATAATAAAGAGAACAATTCCTTACCAGTCCACATATCTCCCTCATCCTTGAAGATGTATGACTCTTCACCGAATTCAGGGTCGTCTTTCAATACCCATTGTCCTCCTTTGAAGGTTGGGAGTTTCAAGTGTGATTTTCTGATAATTTGTAATGCTTGTTCTTCTGTGAATTCGACACCGTCACGGGTCAGGAGGTATGCTCCACTAATGTGGTCGTGAATAGCACCGATAATAGGTCCTCCGAACCTTGGAGACAAGATGTGTTCCTGTACACGCATCAATGATTTTGCTTCAGCACGGGATTCGTCAGTTTGGAATACGTGCATGTTCATTTCGTCCCCATCGAAGTCTGCGTTGTATGGAGGACATACACAAAGGTTTAATCTGAAAGTCTTGTAAGGTAAGACTCTTACTTCGTGTGCCATCATACTCATTCTGTGCAGTGAAGGTTGACGATTGAATAAAACCATATCTCCATCTTTCAAGTGTCTTTCAATGATAAATCCTGGTTCCAATTGTTCAAGAATCAATTCCTTGGTTTCTTCATTACGTACTCTGATTTTTCTTCCGTCGTTTCTGATTACGTAGTTTGCACCAGGATGTATGTCAGGACCGTTTTGGATGTATTTGACCATTTCATCCATGTTCCATTCGTTAACATATACAGGCACGGTAACTTCTTTTGCAATCATTTCAGGTACACCGACCTCGTTAATACTAATGTTTGGGTCAGGTGAGATTACTGTACGTGCGGAGAAGTTTACACGTTTACCGGATAGGTTGGAACGGAAACGTCCTTCTTTACCTTTTAACCTTTGGGTTAAGGTTTTAAGTGGTCTACCAGACCTGTGTCTTGCAGGTGGCACTCCACTTGCTTCATTATCAAAGTAAGTTGTAACGTGATATTGTAATAATTCCCATAAGTCCTCAACGATTAGTTGTGGAGCTCCAGCTTCCATGTTTTCAAGTAAACGTTGGTTGATACGGAGAATGTCTACAAGTTTGTGAGTTAAGTCGTCTTCTGATCTCTCACCAGTATCAAAAGTGATTGAAGGTCTTACAGTTACTGGAGGAACAGGAAGAACAGTCAATACTAACCATTCAGGTCTAGCTACTTCAGGGTTAACACCTAAGATTAATGAATCCTCATCACTGATTCTTTCAAGCCTTTCACGCACTTCGGAAGCAGTCAACTTGTAATCACCCTGACGGATAGTTACAGGCTTGTCTAAAATAATAGCTTCTTGAGGTGCACCACAGTGAGGACAACAGTGTTTAGGGTCAACTTCCTCATCATCTTCAGGTAATTTTTTGGTTTCGATTTTTGCAATCCTATAAACCTCTTTCAAGATTGCATTTAAACTTTCCCTGTTATCCATTGCGTCATTGATTTTTTGGGTGTATTCCTCGATTTGGCTGTCGTTTAAAAGGATACGACCGCACTCGTTACAGGTTGAACGTAAAATCTTGTGAATGACATCACCAAAACCAATGTGAATAACCGGTCTTGCAAGTTCAATACTACCGAAATGGCCTTGACAATCCCCACCTCTGAAACCGCAAGTTCTGCAAACTAAACTTGGGTCGATAACACCTAAACGAGGATCCATTAGACCTTTTTCAATAGGGAAACCATCATCTTCATAGGTATCTGGAGTTTCAACAGTAACAACAGACATGTCACGAATGTTTTCAGGAGACATTAGCCCGAAGTTGATTCTTTCTATCTTTTTTATAAATCCTTTCAATGTATTGGCTCCTTTATAACTGTAATTATGCTTTATCTCCTAATTTTAGTTTAGGGAAAATACATAAACTCTTAAGTTCGTCTAACAATAATTTAAATGCGTATGAAATTTCAACTGGATATGTTTCCACATCTCCACAGATAGGGCAGTATTTCTTATTTCTATTCTTATCGAATACTGCTAACATTCCACAGTTGTCACAAACAATTGCTTCATATTTATCTGATTCATCAAGAAGTCTTTCTTTTAAGGTTAATGCTGCACCGTGTGCAATGAGGCAGTCTCTTTCCATTTCTCCGAATCTTAAACCACCTTCACGTGCCCTACCTTCTGTAGGTTGACGTGTGAGCACTTGTACAGGACCTCTTGAACGAGCGTAAACCTTATCAGTTGTCATGTGATGTAATTTTTGATAGTATGCAACACCGACGAAAATCTCTGCATCGATTCTTTCACCGGTCACACCACTGTATAATGATTCGCATCCTGCGGATTCAAATCCATTGTCGATGAGTTGCTGTTTGATTTCATCTTCAAGTGTCTGGTTGAATGGAGTTGCGTCAACACGTTGACCTTCAAGACAACCTGCTTTACCTGCAACCATCTCTAACACCTGACCAATGGACATCCTGGACGGAATCGCGTGAGGGTTAACAATCAAATCAGGCACAACACCGAATTCTGTGAATGGCACATCTTCAGGGGACAATATCAAACCGACAACCCCTTTCTGACCGTGTCTTGATGCGAATTTGTCACCAAATTCAGGTTGTCTGGTATCCCTTACTCTGATTTTAGCCAATCTTGAACCTTCAACAGTTTCGGATAAGAGCACTGCATCAACAATACCCTTTTCACCGTGTCTTACAGTTACGGAAGTTTCCCTTCTCTTTTCTGTAAGTCCTGATTCAAAGTTTTCTTCCAAGAATCTTGGTGGGGAAGTTTTACCGATTAACACATCACCGGATTCCACATATGATTCAGGGTTTACCACACCGTCCTCATCGAGGTTTCTGTAAGCTTCCTCTGACCTGTATCCTTTGATGTTCTTATCAGGAACTTCAAATTTGTCCACTTGACCACCGGCGTATCTTTTCTCGGATGTGTCATAAGCCCTGAAGAAGGAAGATCTTGCAAGTCCCCTTTCGAGGGAACCTTTGTTGATAACCATTGCGTCTTCCATGTTGTATCCTTCATAGGACATTAATGCAACAACGAAGTTCTGACCGGATGGTCTTAAATCATAATTGGTTGAATCGATAATACGTGTTTTAACAATAGGAGTTTGAGGATGGTGCAATAGGTGTGCCCTTGTATCGGTACGTAATGCATAATTGGATACATATAAACCTAATGCCTGTTTTGTCATACCTGCTTCCATGGTATTCCTTGGAGAAGAGTTGTGATCTGAGAACGGAATAATGCCTGCACAGATACCAAGCATTGTGGCAGGGTCGATTTCCAAGTGAGTGTGTTCATCATTCAAATCTGCGAAATTCATTGCAATGTATGAATTTTCCTCTTCTTCAGCATCCAAATACTCGATGAGACCACTGTTGATTAAATCATCCCATTTAAGTTTGCCGTTAGCAACCTTGTTCATGTGTTCTTCTCTTAAAAGAGGAACTCCATCTTCAACAATGATTAATGGTCTTCTGGCCCTTCCAGGGTCATTGAAAATGTATATCTCATCATTGTCTTCATAATAGGTAATGTTCATTTCATGTGAGACTTCACCGTTTCTTCTTTTCTCTCTCATTTCTTGGGTGAAGTTAACAGGGTCTTCACAGTAACCTAAAAGCTCACCATTGATGTAAATCTTGGTTTTGTTAGGTTTAGGTTCAATGTGAAGCGGTTCACTGACTACAGGTGCAATTTCACCGTCATCATCATCAATATCTTCATCAGCGGATTCAATTTCACCTACATCTTCAATGTCATCATCATCAACGGATTCAATTTCTCCTGCATCTTCAATAATCTCTTCCTCTTCAGCTTGGGAATCCTCGACTTCAATTGATTCGATTTCACTATCAAAGATATCTTCAGGGAAATCATCAGTATAATGTTCCCAACTTTTTCTAGGTTCTCCTTTAGCAAAAGCTACAGGGAACTCGGTACTTGCAACTCTTTTCTCATTTTCAAAATATTCTGCGATTTCATCAGCATATTTATTTACTTTGACGACAACAGCTTCGTCAGCAGGAATTCCTTTTAAGTGTTCAATTTTACCTTCAGCCTCTTCATAAGGAATGACCTCTTCAAAACCAAAGTAATGATATGCTCTTTTTAACGCTGCATTAATCTTCTTAGACAACCTTTCACCTCCTTGAAATCAAATCAACATCCATAGTTTCAATAACATCAATAATCTCTTGCTCATCGGAACCTTCTGAAATGTTACACAATAAAGCCAAGTTCTTTACCAAACCACAGTTAGGTCCTTCCGGAGTTTCGTTAGGACAGATCTTACCGAATTGGGTTGGGTGCAAATCTCTTGCTTCAAAGTGAGGTTGGCTTCTTGTCAATGGAGAAACGACACGTCTCAAGTGAGAGAGTGTACCCATGTAACTGGTTCTATCCAGCAATTGGCTTACCCCCGCTCTTCCACCTACCCAGTTTCCGGTAGCGATAGCGTGCTTGATGTTTTCAGTTAAAACATCACTACGAACAGCCTGTTTAATGGATAGTTCCTTACCCCTGGAAAGGCTTCTTTCAAGTTGGTAGCTCATGTCCCTTGTAAGGTTTGTGAAAGCTACTCTGAACAAGTCTTCCATTAAATCTCCAGATACTCTGAGCCTTTTGTTAGTGTAGTGGTCCTTGTCATGAGGTTCTCTTTTCTGTTCGATGACCTCTAACAACATTTCAGTCATTTCAGCCAAGTAAATAGCTTTATCATAACATCTTTCTTCTTCAGTACCCATATGAGGTAATAAGTAACGGTTAACAACGTCTTTTGCACGTTTGATACGATAATCCTTAGGCATGTTCTTAGCTACTCTGTTACCTATGTATTTGATGGCAGCATCTCTCATGTATTCTCTTCTTTCATCAAGGGTCATGCCTTCCATTTCCCTTTGGTCTAATTTCAATGATTCGGAAGATACTTGCAAGTCATCCGCAACCATCATTTGGAAATTATTATCATCGGAGATTGCTGTAATAATTTCTTGGTCAGTGCATAATCCAAGAGCTCTCAACAAGATAACTAATGGAATTTCACCAGGAAGGTATGGGAAAGAGATTCTTAAGAACACTCCATTTTTACGAGGTTTTTTGTATTCTAGAGTAATTCTAGCTCTGAAACCACTTTTAATTGAAGTAACAACAGCTTTTGCATGTCTGTCTTCAGGTTCATCAATACGTTCAAGAATGATTTTATTCGGAGCGATTTCTTCCATTGTTACAACAGCCCTTTCAGAACCGTTTACAATGAAATATCCTCCTAAATCTTGAGGGTCTTCATGTTTTTCAATTAATTCCTCAGCAGTAAGGCCGTTGAGATGGCAAATGTCAGATTTGAGCATAACCGGCAATTCACCGATATATACTTCTTCCAATTCGTTTTCTTCTCCATCTTCATTTAACGCCATTTCAAGATACATGTCTGCGGAATAATTCAAGTTTCTAAGTCTTGCTTCAGTTGGATCAATTTCACTACGTGAACCGTCTGCCTCTTTATTTGAAGGTTTTTCAATACGAACTTTACCAGTTTTTAAAGTGTATTTACCATCATCTAAGGTAATAGGTTCTGTAATATCAATGATATTCTGAATCCTATTGTTCACGAAATCATTGTATGATTTAATATGATGATCCACTAAATCATATTTGTCAAAAAATGCATCAACTAATTTCCAATTATTCTCTGTCATGGATATCCTCCAGCATTACGTAACACAATAAAAATAAT
Proteins encoded in this window:
- the rpoA2 gene encoding DNA-directed RNA polymerase subunit A'', with translation MDEIETKVRETIAQLNEEENQNIDFPDSYISDLSKAYVKNDLTDDELEKLIRKLKQAYDRAHVEAGEAVGTVAAQSVGEPGTQMTMRTFHYAGVTELNVTLGLPRLIEIVDARKDIATPTMDIYFDEERRNDEEFVRTLANQIGKSTVNDILKDFNLNYGTMEVEAVLDSKKIEEKRLDRDEIDAAIGKAFKKAVINGDEITISSAKSDKSESKFEIRELRLLADKVRDLQISGIKGIGKVIIRKDDREWIIHTEGSNLKEILDMDGIDHVRTTTNNIHEIGEVLGIEAARQAIIDEAQKTLSEQGLSVDVRHIMLVADIMTSEGHVKSIGRHGISGEKSSVLARAAFEETGKHLLNASIRGEVDDLTGIIENIIIGQPIPLGTGSVGVKMDYKNE
- the rpoB gene encoding DNA-directed RNA polymerase subunit B; protein product: MEPKPNKTKIYINGELLGYCEDPVNFTQEMREKRRNGEVSHEMNITYYEDNDEIYIFNDPGRARRPLIIVEDGVPLLREEHMNKVANGKLKWDDLINSGLIEYLDAEEEENSYIAMNFADLNDEHTHLEIDPATMLGICAGIIPFSDHNSSPRNTMEAGMTKQALGLYVSNYALRTDTRAHLLHHPQTPIVKTRIIDSTNYDLRPSGQNFVVALMSYEGYNMEDAMVINKGSLERGLARSSFFRAYDTSEKRYAGGQVDKFEVPDKNIKGYRSEEAYRNLDEDGVVNPESYVESGDVLIGKTSPPRFLEENFESGLTEKRRETSVTVRHGEKGIVDAVLLSETVEGSRLAKIRVRDTRQPEFGDKFASRHGQKGVVGLILSPEDVPFTEFGVVPDLIVNPHAIPSRMSIGQVLEMVAGKAGCLEGQRVDATPFNQTLEDEIKQQLIDNGFESAGCESLYSGVTGERIDAEIFVGVAYYQKLHHMTTDKVYARSRGPVQVLTRQPTEGRAREGGLRFGEMERDCLIAHGAALTLKERLLDESDKYEAIVCDNCGMLAVFDKNRNKKYCPICGDVETYPVEISYAFKLLLDELKSLCIFPKLKLGDKA
- a CDS encoding DNA-directed RNA polymerase subunit B'' codes for the protein MTENNWKLVDAFFDKYDLVDHHIKSYNDFVNNRIQNIIDITEPITLDDGKYTLKTGKVRIEKPSNKEADGSRSEIDPTEARLRNLNYSADMYLEMALNEDGEENELEEVYIGELPVMLKSDICHLNGLTAEELIEKHEDPQDLGGYFIVNGSERAVVTMEEIAPNKIILERIDEPEDRHAKAVVTSIKSGFRARITLEYKKPRKNGVFLRISFPYLPGEIPLVILLRALGLCTDQEIITAISDDNNFQMMVADDLQVSSESLKLDQREMEGMTLDERREYMRDAAIKYIGNRVAKNMPKDYRIKRAKDVVNRYLLPHMGTEEERCYDKAIYLAEMTEMLLEVIEQKREPHDKDHYTNKRLRVSGDLMEDLFRVAFTNLTRDMSYQLERSLSRGKELSIKQAVRSDVLTENIKHAIATGNWVGGRAGVSQLLDRTSYMGTLSHLRRVVSPLTRSQPHFEARDLHPTQFGKICPNETPEGPNCGLVKNLALLCNISEGSDEQEIIDVIETMDVDLISRR
- a CDS encoding DNA-directed RNA polymerase subunit A' is translated as MKGFIKKIERINFGLMSPENIRDMSVVTVETPDTYEDDGFPIEKGLMDPRLGVIDPSLVCRTCGFRGGDCQGHFGSIELARPVIHIGFGDVIHKILRSTCNECGRILLNDSQIEEYTQKINDAMDNRESLNAILKEVYRIAKIETKKLPEDDEEVDPKHCCPHCGAPQEAIILDKPVTIRQGDYKLTASEVRERLERISDEDSLILGVNPEVARPEWLVLTVLPVPPVTVRPSITFDTGERSEDDLTHKLVDILRINQRLLENMEAGAPQLIVEDLWELLQYHVTTYFDNEASGVPPARHRSGRPLKTLTQRLKGKEGRFRSNLSGKRVNFSARTVISPDPNISINEVGVPEMIAKEVTVPVYVNEWNMDEMVKYIQNGPDIHPGANYVIRNDGRKIRVRNEETKELILEQLEPGFIIERHLKDGDMVLFNRQPSLHRMSMMAHEVRVLPYKTFRLNLCVCPPYNADFDGDEMNMHVFQTDESRAEAKSLMRVQEHILSPRFGGPIIGAIHDHISGAYLLTRDGVEFTEEQALQIIRKSHLKLPTFKGGQWVLKDDPEFGEESYIFKDEGDMWTGKELFSLLLPNDLNLSYSAEISKCPVVYPAEDATVVIKDGILVQGVIDESAYGSFSGKILDKIVKEYGPGRAKEFLDRSTDLAICGIMKTGITTSLNDEEIPEEAQDRINEHLDKKMDEVDKLVEAYEEGYLQALPGRSLEETLEMKIMQVLGEARDMSGSIAENYLTMGKQSDDDPYDHVMAVENHSVVMARTGARASMLNLTQITACVGQQAVRGGRIERGYLNRTLPHFKKGELGAKAKGFVHSSYKSGLDPIEFFFHAMGGREGLVDTAIRTAQSGYMQRRLVNALQDLQVKPSGLVTDNQGNVIQTMFGEDGVDPAKSDFGKPADLNKLIDEIRMEGK